The Solibacillus sp. FSL R7-0682 genome includes a window with the following:
- a CDS encoding N-acetylmuramoyl-L-alanine amidase, whose translation MQSKNWSYILSVMLLLASIFPFVTSSKNVFAEGEELFVNAEILYLREGPGLSYPILETLKDGQAITSIHKEGDWHQVRVGELEGWVAAWLVKTSEKKAAASTEKTVISQVDTLNLRAEPSLSAGILTKIPSGSEAQFIRQEQDWIQINYQGATGWVFSNYVTIREETKLQTPTTPKEENQKDQAVIQAENDPNIFTVNVNAVNIRKKADLTAKKIGVATKGQQFDVISRNHNWVEIELEKGKKGWIYSFYGTFTKQGEDKNTDASSNNSGTVTIIYNGTNLREDPSTASNVVTRADAGQSYPILEAEGEWFKVAVNNNETAYVANWVVTENNSSQTVKEDKVVASRKKGTLKGVTIVLDAGHGGNDRGTTGVRGTDEKDINIITTELLKSKLQAAGANVVMTRESDVFVDLRKRVAISHQHGADAFISIHYDAIEDSSVNGFTTYFTNSYQQELAEYVHAGIASKVNLKDRGARFGDYLVLRENRQNAVLLELGYLSNASEERAITTDYYREQATLGIYQGLLNYFDEQLKK comes from the coding sequence ATGCAATCTAAAAATTGGTCATACATACTCAGTGTAATGCTTCTATTAGCTTCCATTTTTCCTTTTGTCACATCATCGAAAAATGTTTTTGCTGAAGGAGAAGAATTATTCGTAAATGCAGAAATTTTGTATTTACGTGAAGGACCTGGTTTATCATACCCAATTCTTGAAACACTAAAGGATGGGCAGGCTATAACATCGATACATAAAGAAGGAGATTGGCATCAAGTTCGTGTTGGTGAGCTTGAAGGATGGGTGGCTGCCTGGTTAGTCAAAACTTCTGAAAAGAAAGCTGCCGCTTCTACGGAAAAAACAGTAATTTCTCAGGTAGATACGCTAAACTTGCGTGCTGAGCCATCATTATCAGCTGGTATTTTAACAAAAATCCCTTCTGGTAGTGAAGCCCAATTTATTCGCCAAGAGCAGGATTGGATTCAAATTAACTATCAAGGGGCAACCGGCTGGGTTTTTTCTAATTACGTGACGATTAGAGAAGAAACAAAATTGCAAACGCCTACTACACCTAAAGAAGAAAATCAAAAGGACCAAGCTGTTATTCAGGCAGAAAATGATCCGAATATCTTTACTGTTAATGTCAATGCCGTGAACATTCGTAAAAAAGCAGATTTAACGGCCAAAAAAATTGGTGTTGCAACAAAGGGGCAGCAATTCGATGTTATTAGCCGTAATCATAACTGGGTTGAAATCGAATTAGAAAAGGGTAAAAAAGGATGGATTTATAGCTTTTATGGTACCTTTACAAAACAAGGAGAAGACAAAAATACAGATGCCTCTTCGAACAATAGTGGAACGGTAACGATTATTTACAACGGCACAAACTTACGTGAAGACCCTTCAACGGCATCGAATGTCGTAACACGTGCGGATGCTGGACAAAGCTATCCAATCCTTGAAGCGGAAGGTGAATGGTTTAAAGTTGCGGTAAATAATAACGAAACGGCTTATGTTGCGAATTGGGTTGTGACAGAAAATAATAGCTCACAAACAGTTAAGGAGGATAAGGTTGTCGCTTCACGGAAAAAAGGTACATTAAAAGGTGTAACAATCGTGCTTGACGCTGGACATGGCGGCAATGACCGAGGGACAACAGGCGTTCGAGGAACAGACGAAAAGGATATTAATATTATTACTACGGAATTATTAAAATCTAAATTGCAAGCTGCTGGTGCAAATGTCGTGATGACTCGTGAATCCGATGTGTTTGTCGATTTACGAAAACGCGTCGCAATTTCACATCAGCATGGCGCCGATGCATTTATTAGCATTCATTACGATGCAATCGAAGATAGCTCAGTTAATGGCTTCACAACATATTTTACAAATAGCTATCAGCAGGAACTTGCTGAATATGTTCATGCAGGTATTGCATCAAAGGTGAATTTAAAAGACCGTGGTGCACGATTTGGCGATTATTTAGTATTACGTGAAAATCGTCAAAATGCCGTATTACTTGAGCTTGGCTATTTAAGTAATGCTTCTGAGGAACGTGCCATTACAACCGATTACTACCGTGAGCAAGCGACACTCGGTATATATCAAGGCCTACTCAATTATTTTGATGAACAACTTAAAAAATAA
- the hisS gene encoding histidine--tRNA ligase: MNFKVPRGTQDILPGQTEKWQHVEQIIRNLCNNYRYKEIRTPMFESTELFQRSVGETTDVVQKEMYTFEDRGGRSLTLRPEGTASAVRSYVEHKMFGQVDQPVKLYYTGPMFRYERQQAGRYRQFVQFGVEAIGSADPAIDAEVIALAMDVYGSVGLKDLKLVINSLGDKETRDAHRTALINHFEPSIGEFCSDCQKRLAKNPLRILDCKVDREHPLMSSAPALTDYLTEDSATYFAKVKNYLDVLGISYEVDPNLVRGLDYYNHTAFEIMSTSSGFGAITTLCGGGRYNGLVEEVGGPDMPGIGFALSIERLLLALEAEGVTLNIQDGLDMYVVAMGDEAKVKAVELVSSFRAKGISAEMDYLDRKMKAQMKAADRANAKFVIVLGETELEEQVVNVKTMETGDQNKVEFGHLVQFVLENK; this comes from the coding sequence ATGAATTTTAAAGTACCTAGAGGAACACAAGACATTTTACCGGGACAAACGGAAAAATGGCAGCATGTAGAACAAATTATTCGCAATTTATGCAATAACTATCGTTATAAAGAAATTCGTACACCCATGTTTGAATCAACAGAATTATTCCAACGAAGTGTGGGTGAAACAACGGACGTCGTACAAAAGGAAATGTATACGTTTGAAGATCGTGGTGGACGTTCATTAACGTTACGCCCAGAAGGTACAGCCTCAGCAGTTCGTTCATACGTAGAGCACAAAATGTTCGGCCAGGTCGATCAACCAGTGAAGCTTTATTACACTGGTCCAATGTTCCGCTATGAACGTCAACAAGCAGGTCGTTACCGTCAATTCGTACAATTCGGTGTTGAGGCAATTGGTTCGGCGGATCCAGCAATCGATGCAGAAGTTATTGCATTAGCAATGGACGTGTACGGCTCAGTCGGCTTAAAGGATTTAAAATTAGTAATTAATTCATTAGGTGACAAAGAAACGCGTGATGCACACCGCACAGCATTAATTAATCACTTCGAACCATCTATTGGCGAGTTTTGTTCAGATTGTCAAAAGCGTTTAGCAAAAAATCCGCTTCGCATTTTAGACTGTAAAGTAGACCGTGAGCATCCATTAATGTCATCTGCTCCAGCGTTAACGGATTACTTAACAGAAGACTCTGCAACGTACTTTGCAAAGGTGAAAAATTACTTAGATGTGTTAGGTATTTCTTATGAGGTTGATCCAAATTTAGTGCGCGGGTTAGATTATTACAATCACACTGCGTTCGAAATTATGTCAACTTCATCAGGATTTGGTGCTATTACAACGCTTTGTGGCGGTGGTCGGTACAACGGGCTTGTTGAAGAAGTTGGTGGTCCAGATATGCCAGGGATTGGCTTTGCGTTATCAATCGAGCGTTTATTATTAGCACTTGAAGCAGAAGGCGTTACATTAAATATCCAAGATGGTTTAGACATGTATGTTGTTGCAATGGGTGACGAAGCAAAAGTAAAGGCAGTTGAGTTAGTAAGCTCATTCCGTGCGAAGGGAATTTCTGCGGAGATGGATTATTTAGACCGCAAAATGAAAGCGCAAATGAAGGCTGCTGACCGTGCCAATGCGAAATTTGTCATTGTGCTAGGTGAGACAGAGTTAGAAGAGCAAGTAGTGAATGTAAAAACGATGGAAACAGGCGATCAAAACAAAGTAGAATTTGGTCACTTAGTTCAATTCGTATTAGAAAACAAATAG
- the aspS gene encoding aspartate--tRNA ligase, giving the protein MAQRTHACGLVTAAHEGQEVVLKGWVQKRRDLGGLIFVDMRDREGIVQVVFGDHAKDALQVAEKIRNEYVIEVTGKVVLRDPSQINNNINSGEIEIAASSLTIINEAKNPPFAIDNNVEVSEELRLKYRYLDLRRPVMYDTFKLRSDVTRTIRNFLQNEGFLEVETPILTKSTPEGARDYLVPSRVHDGEFYALPQSPQLFKQLLMVGGFEKYFQIARCFRDEDLRADRQPEFTQVDIETSFLSMDEIIEMNERLLVQVMKDVKGIDVVAPFPRMSYKEAMDRFGSDKPDVRFGLELKQLSDIVKDSAFGVFANAVANGGEVKAINVKQAAANYSRKDIDALGEYAGRYGAKGLAWLKVTEEGLNGPIAKFFEGEAANGIIEATEATAGDLLLFVADKSSVVADALGALRLKLGKELGLIDESQFAFLWIVDWPLFEYDEAEGRYYAAHHPFTRPFDEDLELMNTNPKEVRAQAYDIVLNGYELGGGSLRIYEPELQAKMFELLGFTEEEARAQFGFLLEAFDYGVPPHGGLAMGLDRLVMLLAGRTNLRDTIAFPKTATASCLLTAAPSAVSDAQLEELSLKVTATKE; this is encoded by the coding sequence ATGGCACAAAGAACACATGCGTGTGGCTTAGTAACGGCTGCACATGAAGGGCAAGAAGTAGTATTAAAAGGATGGGTGCAAAAACGCCGTGATTTAGGTGGATTAATTTTCGTTGATATGCGTGACCGTGAAGGCATCGTACAAGTAGTATTTGGTGACCATGCTAAAGACGCGTTACAAGTGGCTGAAAAAATTCGAAATGAGTATGTAATTGAGGTAACTGGTAAAGTTGTTTTACGTGATCCATCTCAAATTAATAATAATATTAATTCTGGTGAAATTGAAATTGCTGCTTCTTCATTAACAATTATTAACGAAGCGAAAAACCCTCCATTCGCCATTGATAACAACGTAGAAGTGTCAGAAGAGCTACGTTTAAAATATCGTTATTTAGATTTACGTCGTCCAGTAATGTATGACACTTTTAAATTACGTTCTGATGTAACACGTACAATCCGTAACTTTTTACAAAATGAAGGGTTCTTAGAAGTAGAAACACCGATTTTAACAAAATCAACTCCAGAAGGTGCACGTGACTATTTAGTTCCTTCTCGAGTACATGATGGTGAATTTTATGCGTTACCACAATCACCACAATTATTTAAGCAATTATTAATGGTAGGTGGCTTTGAGAAGTATTTCCAAATCGCTCGATGCTTCCGTGATGAAGATTTACGTGCAGACCGTCAGCCAGAATTCACACAAGTAGATATCGAGACGTCATTCTTATCAATGGATGAAATTATTGAAATGAATGAGCGCTTATTAGTGCAAGTTATGAAAGATGTAAAAGGCATCGACGTTGTAGCGCCATTCCCACGTATGAGCTATAAAGAGGCGATGGATCGTTTCGGTTCTGATAAGCCAGACGTACGCTTCGGCTTAGAATTAAAGCAGCTTTCTGACATTGTAAAAGATTCTGCATTTGGTGTTTTTGCTAATGCTGTAGCCAACGGTGGCGAAGTAAAGGCAATTAACGTTAAGCAAGCAGCTGCAAACTACTCTCGTAAAGACATTGATGCATTAGGAGAGTATGCAGGGCGTTATGGCGCAAAAGGCTTAGCTTGGTTAAAAGTAACAGAAGAAGGCTTAAATGGACCAATTGCAAAATTCTTCGAAGGGGAAGCAGCAAACGGAATTATCGAGGCGACTGAAGCAACGGCGGGTGACTTATTATTATTCGTAGCAGACAAATCTTCTGTTGTGGCAGATGCACTAGGGGCATTACGTTTAAAACTTGGAAAAGAGCTAGGCTTAATTGATGAATCTCAATTTGCGTTCTTATGGATTGTTGACTGGCCATTATTCGAATACGATGAAGCAGAGGGGCGCTATTATGCAGCGCATCACCCATTCACACGTCCTTTCGATGAAGATTTAGAGTTAATGAATACAAATCCAAAAGAAGTTCGTGCGCAAGCTTATGACATCGTATTAAACGGCTACGAGCTTGGTGGCGGTTCATTACGTATTTACGAGCCAGAACTACAAGCAAAAATGTTTGAATTACTAGGCTTTACTGAAGAAGAAGCACGTGCTCAGTTTGGCTTCTTACTGGAAGCATTCGACTATGGTGTTCCTCCACACGGTGGTTTAGCAATGGGACTTGACCGTTTAGTCATGTTACTAGCTGGTCGTACAAATTTACGTGATACAATCGCATTCCCGAAAACAGCAACAGCAAGCTGCTTATTGACAGCTGCACCATCTGCTGTTTCAGACGCACAATTAGAAGAATTAAGCTTAAAAGTGACAGCGACAAAAGAATAG
- a CDS encoding tRNA threonylcarbamoyladenosine dehydratase → MLHQFSRNELAIGTEGLDKLKNTTVAILGVGGVGSFAAEACARSGVGRIVLVDKDNVDITNVNRQLVAYLSTVGKSKSGVMKERIADINPECEVIDMHMFYTEETYEQFFNLGIDYVIDASDTVIYKIHIMKECLKRNIPIISSMGAANKMDPTRFKITDISKTHTDPLAKVIRTKLRKEGIHKGITVIFSDESPVVVRPEVVEHVGKPDAQIRKAKMPPSSNAFVPSTVGLFAASWVINSILKDIKINRVQG, encoded by the coding sequence ATGTTACATCAGTTTTCTAGAAATGAACTAGCGATCGGTACAGAGGGGCTAGATAAATTAAAAAATACAACAGTTGCCATCTTAGGCGTTGGTGGAGTAGGATCTTTTGCGGCAGAGGCTTGTGCACGTAGTGGCGTGGGTCGCATTGTATTAGTCGATAAGGATAACGTAGATATAACTAATGTTAACCGCCAATTAGTCGCGTACTTATCAACGGTAGGTAAATCAAAATCAGGTGTAATGAAGGAACGCATTGCTGATATTAACCCTGAATGTGAAGTAATTGATATGCATATGTTTTACACTGAAGAAACATATGAACAGTTTTTTAACCTTGGTATTGATTATGTCATTGATGCTTCTGATACAGTAATTTATAAAATCCATATTATGAAAGAATGTTTAAAGCGTAACATTCCGATAATTTCTAGTATGGGTGCAGCGAATAAAATGGATCCAACGCGTTTTAAAATTACCGATATTTCAAAAACACATACGGATCCATTAGCTAAGGTTATTCGTACGAAATTACGTAAAGAAGGTATTCATAAAGGCATAACGGTTATTTTCTCTGACGAATCACCTGTTGTTGTGCGTCCAGAAGTAGTAGAGCATGTCGGGAAGCCAGATGCACAAATTCGTAAAGCAAAAATGCCACCATCTTCAAACGCATTTGTCCCTTCAACTGTTGGTTTATTTGCAGCAAGCTGGGTAATTAATTCGATTTTAAAAGATATTAAAATTAACCGCGTACAAGGGTAA